In Aedes albopictus strain Foshan chromosome 3, AalbF5, whole genome shotgun sequence, the genomic window accgacgaaccgacgtgacagtggcaatccaaaactgtcccccccctaatttaacggtcgaccagcgaagcgagcgatcgcttctgtcaaatcagcacagacgcgaaccgtttcctatatgaacacacgggggtttggtgtcgagctatcaaatcatcgcgagccgttatagaggtggcgatagtgttcggctatttttcatcatggcgtcgcggacaacaagtttgaatttatttgttctagctgtcacgtcggttcgttggTGCTgtaatcaccgacgaaccgacgtgacagtagtgattcaaaagtgtccccccccctCCTAATTTTACGCtcgcgagcgatcgcttctgtcaacgCGAACTCAAGCGTGAACCTAtccctatatgaacacacgggggttccgAGTCAAGCTATAGCAAATCAACGCGAACCGCTATAGAGGTGgcgatacccaagtaaccacaagcattatatcattgcacgaattagactgaatatcaacctttgcaatgcgaaatgcagtaattccacacttgtcatgcaataatcctttagattggcattatcaatgtaatgatgcattgcatttttctttacattagggttcattaaatggtgatataagatacttcaataattcaacactgcaaaaactgaacaaatgcaatgcacaaactagcaaagtttgctctaacaatacaattataaaagcttgactctaatggtaaacaaatgaaatcaagaagattgaacaactttacggtcaactcaagcggtcttcaacgttcctggttcgactcccggccaacttaatccccgtttgagccaccgatcgacgacagcaaaacctttttaaagatgaccttttctcttttctgtaagctgctatcacatgccaataatgatggaaaccacaattagcatatgagccgTATGCgaagcgaagggtgttttaatagtgcttttcattttcttatattgattaaatatcttcgaaaatgcattatgtatttatcagtaatttatcagattgtgataaattactgtattctattacatatgacatagtcgttttgccctctactgcaatgattgagacagaagaacagtttcctttaagttaatgaaatatctgttgttatcactgcagcagaaacggtccaaggcaccagcgcgtatggaactcatctagcggtcttcaacacttctggttcgactcccgacccggcgacaaaaaataatgatcaaaacattcatgtgggcatcagtaccgtcgataacgaaaccggtgctaaaaatacatttttgttttggtttttctagttgcacgtatcaagcatgtgcaaatgcaaatgtacagcacatgcatttatgttactttagcaatggctgtcagcgtgctgcaatatgtggcactaattggattttagtggggcccttttcgactttaatattactttaatgaggtgtttaaagtaatgcagcattatattcacaattttaattatcaatatatggcaaaattggtgcacttatatacggcttcgtggttacttgggtaagtccatgttttgctttgggtgctgcatctcaccatctctaggatggcgcagataggaaggcatgcggctggcaatcgacaggtctcgagttctaatccggatttaggtaattttatatgtaattcctATTTCATAAttggtgttctcaacatgagagcaaataattactctcgtgagagttcaacatttttgcattttatttattttcagtcatttttgccaaagcttaataacaactttcttgtacatttgtaaaacgctttgaagaacaaaaaaataagttggtgcacaacatgatgctttacaacttctccaaatttgtgtgaacaaaacccgaacataggttgtacgtgaaaataattcaaatgttattcaacatcatgctgaattaattcgtcataatggtgcctgttaaatgagtgattgttagttggggtaattcatgtattttggacaggctgaggacaacgttggaaaaatcttcccctagcttccttagaaagcaattgattattttgcaaagttatcaATACTCTTATAATATGATTTTACAttacgttcctggtgacaaaaaccttaacgaaagcattttaggctgagaaaatcacaatttccgatcgcctgtaagaattgcattttggacaccgaatatatgttttggactccctcacccggataaaaactaaccatagggtatttggtgaaaaccattcctgtaccatacagtgtaccagctacaatatagtgtattgtaatggaatggttcgctaaaagctattatacatttacatccgatctttatgtaacaatatattatactgtttttcttacgtttgaaccattcactattccgaaacaatctttttccgtgcatttttaattttttattcagtttatgattttttccgtgctttgttttgttgatgtccgtgacatttttgttgcaaaggaaatgaaagagaaaaaagtgaataaatatcagaatagggtctatttgatccaataatcgatatttattgagaagtatcttattagctctccggaacaaggcatacatcgccgtgcatgtgcaaattatattttttaccctacgcagtagcgaagaaatgatagttcgaatggcagtcaccgaagaaagtttctgccaggaatcactcaagaagtttcttgagcgattcctttcgaacacacGAAACTACgctataaaataaattttaggtcACTTCTTTTTTTTATAGCATGAAAGTGTTGGAGCACACGACCCGAACCCCATACGAACTTTTGACATTTCGGTAGCGGCGCACGCGACGCTCATCGCATTTTGTTGTTATTTACATGCCGTTGTAATGGCTTCGCTGTTTGTGTGAAAAATTGAGCGATACATATTTTGCAATTTCATCGCGATTTTTAGGTGATTTCGTTCCATTTAAAATGAATCTTCAGCTACTTGGTAAGTTTCACACGTGGAATACAAAATCCCTTCAAAAAGTGATTTATTGACAGagaaatacataatgcatttccCATCCCGCAGAATCGTTCGGCCAAAACTACCCGGAAGAGTTCGATGGTTCGCTGGATTGTATCTCCCTGGCGGTAACGTGTGCCTTCAACAAGTACGGAACCCTGCTGGCGGTGGGTTGCAACGATGGCCGCATCGTCATTTGGGACTTTCTGACCAGGGGCATTGCCAAGATCATTTCCGCCCACGTTCATCCGGTGTGCAGTTTATGCTGGTCCCGGAACGGTCACAAGCTGCTGTCGGCCTCGACGGATAACAACGTTTGCATTTGGGACGTGATGAGCGGAGACTGCGAGCACAAGTATCGCTTTCCGTCGCCGATATTGAAGGTTCAGTTCCATCCGAGAAACGATAATAAATTCCTCGTTTGTCCGATGAGGTACGCGGCCGTTTTGGTGGATATTGGCGGGAAGCACCAGTGCCTGCCGCTGGATAACGATGTAAGATGGATTGAATTGTGGTTTTGTATCGATGGGTTATAAGATCATGTTACTGTTTTCAGGGAGACTTGAACATTGTGGCATCATTCGACAGGCGAGGTATTCACATCTATTCTGGTAATGCAAAGGGAAAAATTCTCGTGATGAATTCCAACTCATTGGAAATTGTGGCTAGTTTCAAGATTGCCGTTGGAACGTCCAGTGCCACGGCAGTAAAAAGCATAGAATTTGCCAGGCGCGGAGAGTAGGTGTTTCTATTGAATTGTATTCTTAGGGAGATGCTGATTGCGATCTTTTCTACGATTTCAGAGCGTTTCTTGTGAATACATCGGATCGTGTAATACGAGTCTATGATTCGAAGGAAGTTGTTGCTTGTGGTAAAGAAGGCGAGCCAGAACCAATTCAAAAACTTCAGGACTTGGTTAACAAGTAAGTTTTGATTGAAAAACAATAAGTGTGTTTTTCTAAAATCGTGTTCCGTAGGACAACGTGGAAAAAATGTTGCTTCTCTGGAGATGGTGAATACATTTGCGCTGGAAGCGCCCGTCAGCACGCGTTGTACGTGTGGGAGAAATCTATTGGTAATCTGGTAAAGATTCTTCACGGTACCAAGGGAGAACTGCTGTTGGACGTTGTGTGGCATCCAGTTCGCCCAATCATCGCTAGCATAAGCTCAGGTTTGGTTTCGATTTGGGCTCAGAACCAAGTGGAAAACTGGTCTGCGTTCGCGCCAGACTTCAAAGAACTGGACGAAAATGTAGACTACGAAGAGCGAGAGTCCGAATTCGATATAACCGATGAGGATAAATCGGTAGATCTAGCTGCCGAATCGAAACAGGACGAAGAGGTGGAGGTCGATGTGGTGTCCGCTGAACCAATAGCGGCATTTTGTTCGTCCGATGAAGAATATGAAGATGAACACGCGTTGCAGTTTCTGCCAATCGCTCCTGAAGTTGAAGATCCGGAAGATGGATGGGGTTCACAGGATAACTCGGATCCTTTGGGTACAGGTTACAATAACAATTCAGGACACGATGCAATGTCAATGAAAGAGAATGAGCCAGCTTCGAAAAAGAGGAAGGCGAACTCGTACGACATAGCGTTGGACAATGCACCGGTTGAAGGTAGTAATAGGTAAAACAAGCAATTGTAATTGATGATCATTATGAAACGTTTCTTTCAGACGTGCATCCGCTGAACCAAAACAAAGCCAATAAGGACAAAGTAACAGCAGCAAGCAGAAAAGCAGCCGGCCGCCCCAAGAAGTAAGGTAAATAATTAGTTAGATAAATCTAGATTATATGAAATCATGGAAAAAGTTATATTTGACTTAAGTTCACGCCCTTATGAAGCAATCACGAAACAAATTCTACGTGGGGGTCCAATGCctgagatttatttagaaatcctTATTTTAGTCCTTTGCTTCAGTAAAGAATTTCCATAATCGGTTTGTAAATATACATTTCCATGCAACAGCAACGTTACCTTCAATTTGATGACCCGCCGTTGGTTTTATCTTTTCAAGAGGGAACTTTTAAATTATGagtcacatacatacatacatacattacatacatttatttgttcatcatcattaagacaagacataatcaacaatagtacgccacaatactcggtttgtggctgccgctctccatcctcggtcgcgcccaataatgctcgccaagtcacgctccacctggtccgcccatcgtgctctctgcgctccacgcattCTTGTGCCAACAGGATCAGttacaaacaccagctttgctgggttgttgtccggcatgcttgcaacatgccctgcccaccgtatccttccggctttggccaccttctggatgctgggttcgccgtaaagtgcagcgaactcgtggttcatccttctccgccacacaccgttctcctgcacaccaccgaaaatcgtccttagcacgcgtcgctcgaaaactccgagtgcttgtaggtcctcctcgagcatggtcaatgtctcgtgcccgtagagaaccaccggtcttattagcgttttgtacatggtgcatttggtgcgtgggtgaatctttttcgaccgcagtttcttccggagcccgtagtaggcccgacttccgctgatgatgcgcctccgaatttcacggctcacgttgttgtcagccatcagtaaggatccgaggtagacgaattcctccaccacctcgaaagtatccccgtttatcgtaacagtatcacccagacggatccgatcgtgttcggttccgcctaccagcatgtactttgtttttgaggcattcaccaccagtgcgacctttgctgcttcgcgtttcaggcgggtgtacagctctgcccccgggcagggaatgagaacagaactataacaaattgataactaattttgttattgataacaaaatgaaatcaaaacgaGTTTTCGTTTCGGTTTTTTAAAATTGAATATCAAATTGAATCGTTTTGTTATCAtatcaaaaactcaatgataacaagatttgatttcaaaaatccaaaataggtttaacatgtttttagttttaattttaccgtggagggcccatattctgcgcacctaagacctttttaattttttatttatttatttatttattcagtatttATTCCGTAGTACATAAGTGCAAATAATGTTCCCGAGCTGAGATATGGACTACCTTTCAACAGCTATATAATTCAAT contains:
- the LOC109418696 gene encoding retinoblastoma-binding protein 5 homolog is translated as MNLQLLESFGQNYPEEFDGSLDCISLAVTCAFNKYGTLLAVGCNDGRIVIWDFLTRGIAKIISAHVHPVCSLCWSRNGHKLLSASTDNNVCIWDVMSGDCEHKYRFPSPILKVQFHPRNDNKFLVCPMRYAAVLVDIGGKHQCLPLDNDGDLNIVASFDRRGIHIYSGNAKGKILVMNSNSLEIVASFKIAVGTSSATAVKSIEFARRGEAFLVNTSDRVIRVYDSKEVVACGKEGEPEPIQKLQDLVNKTTWKKCCFSGDGEYICAGSARQHALYVWEKSIGNLVKILHGTKGELLLDVVWHPVRPIIASISSGLVSIWAQNQVENWSAFAPDFKELDENVDYEERESEFDITDEDKSVDLAAESKQDEEVEVDVVSAEPIAAFCSSDEEYEDEHALQFLPIAPEVEDPEDGWGSQDNSDPLGTGYNNNSGHDAMSMKENEPASKKRKANSYDIALDNAPVEDVHPLNQNKANKDKVTAASRKAAGRPKK